GGTCTCAGATCAGAttgcttaatttttctttaatcattgatttttattgacTGTCTGCTGGGTGCTctgttttcccttttttctgtttttttttttccttttgtttttgtttctgctTTGGAGTTTTTAACATCTTTGTCTTGTGGGTTTCTGTTATTTGTTGGTATCTGAATCATCTAATCATTCCAGTTAGATTCATTGCCTGGTGTTTCAGAAACTAAATACATTTTATCAATTACCTTCTTATATTTCTTTCCCTTGTTTTATTTATTGCCTCTCATTTTCCGTTttccaaacaccccaaaacagaattaaaagaaagaaacaagtgGAAGGAACTTTCCTATCccacaacaaaaaagaaaaaaaaaaaccatttgaaGGAACCTTCCTATTAAAATACAAGTGATCGAAGAACATTTTTCAGCAAAGGAAACATCAACAGGTCTATACATCAGCTTTTGATTAGAAACACAAATTTGAGGTTGTTTGATTATTTGCCAActatctctttttcttattcctttatgggtttttatttcttatttaagGCTAACTATGTTGCTGTGCAGGTGCTTTGGAGAATCATGTGAGGAGGGAGATGGGTTTTGAGGCTCTGAGATAGAGCAATGTCAACCTGTTTCaagtttttgctttctttttccttttcttttttgttttttctctttctttttttttccccatgtaatgtaataaataaatagtctTCTAAATATAGTTATATGAGTAGGTGGGTTTAGATAAGAGGCTGAGTAGTAGTTTGTAAAGATGTGAATTTCTGGAATCAGATGGTCCTAATCAAATTAGAAGAGTTCTAAATTCTAATCTTCAAacttttgtttattcttttttgttcaaACCTACTTAGAGAAGAAGATTAGTAGATGAGTATCAAAGAAAAGAATCTAATCTTATATACCTTTATcaattatcatcatcatcatctcttGAGAAAATATGACaccaattaatttaaataatttaataatctctgattttttttacttttgattcTAAAAGTTGTTTGAATCTTTTTATATGCTATACAAGAGTTAGGTTGTAGACGAGGTTTGATTACTCAAATGCATAAAGCCTGCCTTCACGGGGGAATTTTATGGTGTTGTACAGACAAGAAAAACACTTTTCTTTCACGGGGACTTGCCTTGCCTTTGAAAAATACTACTGGGCAAAAAAATAATCTTCACATTTACCCGTGGGAACTTTATTTTGTGTTACGCGGGAAATGTCGGGTGTGACAGGTGGGCCAATCATATTCACCACTTGGGGGGGGTGTTGCTATTTGGGACCCACATACAGGCCACAGCAGCACCCTTGCTATGGTAGGGGTCCTACTGCTTCCCTTTTGCCACTTTTCTTTCGGCTTTGTCGTGCCTCTCGAGTCTTGCCACTGTCATGGACTTTTCCTGCCGTTGATATTGAGCTCTGTTATTCTTTGTAACCTTATTTGGTTAAAAAACCATGTCTGAGAATATGGGATGGTCTTTGTGTGTATTGGGATTCTTTCTTCCTTAACCTCTGCCTCTGTTCATGGATTAACAGAGTTTAATGTTTGCCATTTGGCTGCTAGTGCATGCCAGCCGTCTCTACTTTCAACCATTTGAACAACACAGTCAAATGATGTTGTTtacaaaaagttttaaaatatatatataatattttaaagtttttctcaaaatatagtTTTGGGTTTtatgagacaaaaaaaaaatgtttttctaaatttttttttcaccaaacaagctatttttgtttgtttagcaCAAATTTGTTCGcactaaaaacacttttaaactcGATTTCAAATAAACTGTTAGGTATCAgagcttttattataatttgaggtgtcatttatttatttttatttttttctaatctaTCTCATTTATGCTAACTGCTACTAAAATGTGGACTATCAAGTGAGTTTGTCGGGGCAAAAGTAAAAGTAATATTGTTCCAAACATCTTCTTTTGGTGACCTTTTAGATCAAAAACTTGTTGAGAAATACCCTTAATTAAAGAattgattatgatttttttttttttttggggggtgggggtttCATTATATCATGTGTTTGGCAAcatggagggagagagagttcACTACAGGTTTGGCATCAAAGGTAAAATTgtcttgaaaaatgttaagggTACTAAATCTTTCTTGCTAAACTGATGTGTAGTTCACTCATTGGTACTTGctatatttctcttaattaattgttttatttttctcaaatgaaTAAGTTACACATCAGTTTAATTAGTAAGTCCAtgttagtaaaagatttagtaaccctaacatttctcaattttctttcacttttgctTAGAGTTTTTAGCAAAGGCTACTTAATATCTCTTCTGCAATCCCAATCAGATTCAGAAAACACCAATTTCCTACAAAAAAAGAGGATTAAAAActgatattatttataatataatatgaaacGGCTGCCGTCTGCCctataaaataacatttttcagttcgattaaatttaaccaaaattcTTGTCTGGACATGGAATCACAGCAAAATTTACCTGGAAAACAACTGTTTTCATTCTGGGGGCCAGAGCAGGCCGAAGAAAACTATTTGGAACAGCAGAGTCTCTAATGGTCACTGGCCAAACTCAATTATTTGCCCCCTCACTTGCGACAATTAGTAACGTAAGCTAACGCTATTATCACATGTTCACAGCACAAACTATGCACAACATGTCCATAATTAAAGTTAATCTCCATTCTTAATTTAAAACTAGATTGCTTTTTATCATCTTTTATTCTTCTCATTCtgagtttttatttattctcattattattattattattgttgttgtttttattataaattctcTTTCATGGGTACTGTTATAAATTCTTTTGGCTTGCATACATGCATGAAGCATTACATTACAAAATATATTCAAGTActttgtttataaatatatagtttttctaTTCATTATTATGCGTGGGACCAGTTAATTataagatttttctttcattatttagAATCAGGTGTTGGTGGGTTTGGTTTGTCCTTTGGTGTTTATTTGCTTGTGAAAGGTCACGTTCCCATGTCAGCTTCTAATAATGGTGGTCAAGTTGGCcatgaaataaataatcaaaGCTAGGGAGGGGGGTCATTGGTCGATCAATGACGATTGGCCTCACGCCGTCTACACCTTTACGTTGTTCCATCCGTTTTATTTACAtgcgtttttttattttattttttcctgtgattatgatattaattaattatgaatttattacgTTACTGAAAATGGgttctcaattaaaaaaaagaaaagaaagagagaaaatgggttCACACTTTCACAGTTATTTTTCTACCCAAATCATAGGGCCCCCGTGTAACGTTTTATTTCAACCAGTGCACTAGGGATATTGATGGTTCACCAACTCAcaactgtatatatatatatatcaacaatattttaatagttCATCAATCAGTGAACCTTGTTTGGAAGCGGATCtgctcttgtttttgtttttagaataaattcatatgcaaatttgtgaaaatttttaaagttttacgcttctttttttggttcatGAAATCGGTATTTGGTACAAACTTTCAACGCCCAAAATATTTATAACTAtatgggtttgggtttttttttttttttttttttaatttaagatttAGATTTTAGTCGAGTCCACTTTGAAttataataagatttttttgggATCAACTAAGTattaataagattttttttttttttttttcaagtaactTTATGAAACAACTAAACTTGTGGTTTTCGTTTATAGAAACACATAATGTGATAAgtggaataataataatgacagataaaggaaatagaataaacacaaaaattaaggtggtttgaCATATAGCCTACATTCACACACTAAAGCATATAAGGGTACATAGTTCCTTGATTATTGAATTGAGTATACAACTCTATCTTTACAtgtaatttgaaatatttcaaatacaaacatatcCCTTAAATTAGGTTAACAAATATCATCTAAATCCATTGATTTagagaatacaaaatcaacatttataaCGAAGGATTTATATCTTTACCAACGGTGTAATAGGgtgggacaaagttttcctttaaactaaGTTTGAAGAATTTTCTTATATATGTATTCTTAAGGATGCATGTGAGAATCATTtgctctattaaaaatgcacatgATTTCTACATGCATTTTAAACATGCGTTGGAAAATCACCCACTTGGGTCGTACGATTATTCCATAGGGTCTTCATGAGGCTTCATAACCTCGACATCTGAAAAAAGACCTAATTAACATTTGTTGTTGACCTTGAACTAAAGCAAGCCTTAAGTCCTAAACTGTTCAAAATAGGTTTACTGCATGGCCATCAAACGTTCTGCCTCTTACGCAATGGATTTTAGGGCTTGattataattatgattttttttagaatgtatTTTAACTCATTTTTAAAGTTATACGAGAATTAGATGAAATAGTTATCAAGATACAATGAGGTGTGAGTTACGCTATAATAGTAATCTTCTATAGTAATGAAAACGCCTTGGATAATGCACAAAGAATGTATGAAAATGGGAGAAataactctttaattttatgtgttttttctATTGCTGTTGGAGATGATTCATGGAGTAGGTTAGTGAAATCTAATTTTGGGTCAATTTATATATACAAGAACATGTGAACAATGTTGCGGATTGTTCATTGGATTCCCCAAAATTGTTACATCTTTTTTTCGTGTCTTGTTAAGGGGAATCTTTTAGTGCTAGCTCTCATACCGATGGCCCATTTGTAAATTGACTTTAGTGTTCAAAATCCCAACTTTCATAAAGCACATCCATGATCgaaccttcaaaaaaaaaagaaaaaagaaaagggaaatattAAAATGGAATTTGCTTATTTTCTTGCTGTTTTGTCCGATTGTCCCAACTGCTAAAACCTCAAGAGGGTTTCCATCAGAGCCCACAAATAAGACAGCCCAGCCCGCCTACTCTATTTGGGTTGTCATATTTTCGGGCCTAAATGTTTGGGTTGTTACTCAAGGAATGCCCAATTGTTCACCCACCCAATACATATtatcttaaaaaacaaaaactataattaaaaagataGGCAATCGAGAGTAATGCTACAATTCTCTCTTGTATCTCTCTAAGAACGAtgtgattattaaaatcatcattgaactTATGATTAAtcgttattgaattttgatcaaatgatgattttaatagacacatcattcttgaagaaactcaagaaagacacaaaaatgacttatagaattactctgCAATCGACCCCCCTCTTTTTCTATTTGTCTCCTTTTTGTATGcatgtaaataataataataataataataattttttgctaACATGATGTGTATGTGGTAGATAGACATGATGTGGGGCATGATAAATTGCCCATGTCATTCATGGAATGTTATTATATAGATAGAtatttatttaacaaacaaTTGATTTGAAACACTTTACTTAAAAACACACTCGGAAGTTAAAATTTAAGGATTAAATTAAACTGGGGAGAGAATCaagaattaattttgattttttttctgttACAAGAAGATTGAACGACCATAGACGCAAGCAGTCAAGCAGTCGAGCACTATCCATTTTGCTTACGTGGCAGGATCAAACTTCTATGATTGGTAAGTGTACGGAAACTTGACTGTCGGTACTTCCATCCAAACCGACGCATCCTTCTATTTCCAAAatagaataatttatatttattatgtaaaaaatattatatatcacattttttattttattattattttataacattaatttgtcatttaatttatttttttatttttcaaacaacaattgattttgaaactacgattttaatattataaaataattataaaataaaaatataatttttaacatatccatacaatttgatttttttagttcATTTCATAGAATTAAAGGGTAATTATCTTTTGCTTCCATGAATTACAGcgccttaacattttttttttcatgaactatcaactatgacacatgaccccatcaaactactatcttAAGACAAAAAACCTCATTCTATTAgttaaatgagttaaaattgacaatcaaccgtcatgtgtcattttaaattttttttattccactTTTACCCCCACTTCAGTTCAAAAAAATGATGCTTATACGCTCATAaacatattaactttatttgtttgaagtgatggcaaaagtgaaagaaaaaaatttaaaataacacaTGACCgatgaccgtcaattttaacccatttgacTGATGGAAGAGaactttttgtcataaaatggtagtttgatgaggtGAGATGTCATAGTTGATAGTTTATAGGGGAAAGTGACAAGACACTGTAGTTTATGAaatcaaaaggtaattacccttATAATTAATATGGACCCTTTGCATGTAAcaagtataattttttctaataatattatgaaaaaaGCATATATGTTTGCTTAAAGGATAAGTAACAGTTTTATAAATTCTTAAAACAATTTTGGATAGTAGCCTGTGTCCAATATAAACCCACGCATCCATCTACCATTTCCTAATTCCTATATAGTGCTATCCTACACTCATTTCCCCCGGATCAGAGCCTAATCCAAATCACAGAGTGACACCAACGGTTGGGGGAGAGATTTTTCCGGAAAATTTTCTAGGGTTTCCAAAGCCATGGGAGGAGGAGCAGCTGTAAGAGCGGCGACGAAGGTGGCCGGAATCGGAGTCGTGAACGGTGGCATCCGTGGCGTGACCGCCATGCCGCCTGCCGAGCAGTCGGTGCGGAACGCCTCGCGTCCCGTCTCGGCTATCTTGTCGGCTTCGTCATCGGAGGGGGTCAAGGCCGGCTCTGTTGACGCGTCGGCAGCGCATGTTCCGGCGGTGTGGGACGACTGGGACTTCGCTGAGGAAGAGCTGGTGATGGCTTCGGAGGAGCCTAAGCCAAGGATAGTCTTCGGAAGCGTGCCGAGCCTCCAGGAGGCGAAGGAGGCGACCACTGAATTGAAAGACGCTCTTGAAAAGTAttcaattttttgatttctcgttttttaaaaaatttggactTATTTTCGGTATCTTATTTGGTTTTCTAATAGTTtaggattgaattgaatgttcTTGATCTTAGTCGTGTTGTTTGGTGAATAGTTTgcgctctgtttggttgctgagagaACAggggaagagaaaaagaggaaaaagattTGGAGCTCATCAATTCTGGTTTTTGTTTAACTTTATAATTTCATGATAACCTTAGAGTATAAGTTATTTAATTgataaccccaaggggttggctcacgTTGCAAGAGTcttggtcttggtggcattcCCATCAGGTAGGTTCCAATCTTCTTGgctgcaaacaattccttgtagCCAACTCACTGCCCGCAGGAGTGGGTATACGAAGTGGCATTCCCTTGGAGGGTTccttgtcattaaaaaaaaaaaaattaattgggaaATTAGATGAATTGTATGCTAAGGAAAAAAAAGGCACactttctccttatttttctttacaaaCTTAAAACACTGTGTTTAGTTGGGGTCTGTTATGATTCTAAGTATCACACATCGTTTAAAGTGAAATCTTATTATTAGTGAGTAAGCTTTTGGCACCATATCCTTACAAATTGATTTTAAAGGGTGAGATGCatgtttgtattattattaggtaTAGAGTAGTCACCACTTTGAGTATGGACTTCTAAGTGTTATGTGTGTATAAGGTCTTGGGCACCCTCCTCTTGCAAGCTGATTTTTAAGGGTGAGATTTACATGAGGTTTGTATTAGGGTCTTGAATGTGTTATTGTGTTCTACTTTATCCTCAAGGAAATGTGAGAAAGGGAGTGTTTGATAGTGTGTCAAAATGTTGCcgttttgaatgaaatttttttactgCAGCTTATTAAATCGGGTTGGATCCATTTCGAAATTCCTACCCTATTTCGAATTCCTACCCAACTTTGtgagaaatttaaaaatccttCAACATCTGACCTGCCCGTCAGAATCCGACCTGTGTGGGTCGGATGTCGGCTGGGCGGGTTTTTTCACACCTAATTTTTGAAGCctgaaaatttcataaaaaattttattttgtttatctCATCATAGCAAATGTTAAGCTCAGACTTTATTTGCCTATCCTTTATTGATGATGGAACaaaatttccaattttcaactttattatCTTCTCATGGTTTGTCCCATGAACAGAACAGTTATATCTGTCATTGGAATTTAAAATGTATTCATTTTTGTTGCTGGACATCTTGGACTATTTCTTCTTCATATACTTAAGTTTTGTATTTTCTTAGTTTGTATAATGAATCTATGATGTGCTGTTGTGTTCAATTCTTATATTGTGGATTGAAATGTATTTGCCctgttcttttaaattaaattctctctgcgtgtatatatatttagtttGAACtagaacatgtttttttttttttaaaaaaaaaatattaatgtttaATGTTTTGTTTGCATTGATATCCcattaatatttatttgagGCATGACCTTCATTTTGGTTCAAATTAAAGTCTACATGCACTCCATCGGTGAACATTTTGTACTTCTCCAACATCTATTTACTTTGCATTTTGGATGTAGTATGTGTGAGATGAGTTCTTCCGTGATGGGGGAAGTGAGGAGGATTGCATATGTATTTTAGAGCTTGTGGGGTGTCCTTTGAATGAATTCAGTTGGAAGCATGTGGAATTGCAGTGGTGATTTTGGCACCAATCTGACTGTCTTCAGTTATTTCTAAATGTCTTATCTAAGAGATGTGATATGGTACTTCCATCTTTTGTTTCATTAGTTTACCAGTGTCACACTATTCATGGAAGTACATCCTCTTTCCAAAGGATTATGTGGGCAATTTCTGTGTAACACTGTATGAAGGATTGTTTGTGAGTAAATAGATGTAGGATGAGTCTGTAAATGTTTAGTCAATTTTAATTTACATAAAAGTAACAATGGCAGTACCTTTTAATCTCTGACAAAGGGGATTTTTTGAGTGGGGTGAAATGACGTGGGGATATGGTCTTCAGTTAGacataaaataggaaaatgagGATATGGTTTCAAAGATTTAGGGTGGGATACTTCTGAGTTCTTAAATTGTTTTTAGAAATTTGAACGGAGAGAATTGCATGGTTCCTTCCAAGTTCTGTGTGGGCCGTGACTGTGACCGACTATTGTTGTAGTTTTGAATCTCTTACAAAAGAGATAGTTTGTTCCTTGTACTTGAAAGTTGAACTCCTggtttctcatttttttcagGATGGATTCTTGTTTGAGGAACTTATGCTGGATTTGGCTGAACATTACTGCTCTatgaatgttatttttattttttatttattcttttggtGAGGAGCTGGTGTTAAGGAACACTGGTTGCTTTTCTAATTCTTTGCTTTGAGTATGAGGAAcacctttttaaaaatatgtttaaacATGGTTGTTTGCATTTCCTTCACATTATGACAAAATTCTAGAAAATGTACAAGTTTTAATTTGAAGACGGTCTGCAGTTGCTACCTCTACCATGCTTGCTGTTGATTGAAAGCACATGAATGTATTTAATTGGGGCTTTGTTAGAATTTTTGCTTGTCTTTATTTACAAAATGTCTTATCTCTTATCTCATGTTCGAATTTTGTTCTCATTacattaaatatattatattttagggTATATCTGTCACCACCTAACTCCACCGGATTTGATGATCCATTTGCTGCTGATCATGTTTCTGGACTTTCAAACCCTGAATCATGCCTCCTCTTTGAAGCGACACCAACTCCCGTGACAAAATCTGTACATCAGGCATTCAAGTTGCTCAGTGGAAGCCCTGAAGTTCAGGTAATGATTGGCTTCTCTCTCACACAGATACGGCTCTCCTCTAAATCAAATTTCTTTTGCAAGATCCCACTGAGAATTCAAAGTAAATGCTTGTTGAGATTTTCACTATTTTATGCTTTGTTCTATTAGAGTTAATATTTCTTATTTCGTATTTATTTATTGCTCCAGCTTTTATTTATCTGGGTATTTACGATGACTGACCAATAGATTCTTCCTGGCGActgtttttgtttcttaattttgtaCCCAGACTGTTGTGGCTTCCATTGCCTCTGACCCAAAGGTCTGGGATGCTTTGTTGGAAAATCCTGTGCTTAAGGATTTCATGCAGTCACAGCAGAGAagtaagtattttttttaaaaaagaaaaataataaaaaaaatctttagttCTCTTTGTTGCTAATTAAACAATTTTCTTTAGTATTGTTTATATATAACCTAAAGAAATCGGTCGCAGATGCTGCGATTCCGGAGATTGAAGAGATTCAGGAGGTTGAACAGATTCGAGAGATTGAAGAATTATCTGAATCAAGTCAAACTGGGAAGTCAAAGAATGTGTCGATGTTGGAGAGCATTAAGCTTAGAGTTGTTGAGATGGTGAGCAACGCGTCCAATTACCTCCAGAACATCTTTGGATTTTCAAAAGCAGAGGAAATTTCTTCCGAGGACAACGGAAGCACCGGAGCGACTACCGTGGAAAAGACCCTAGGTGCGTCCTTAATGGGGTTGGCGGTGATGGTTGTTATGGTGGTTGTGTTGAAGCGTATCTAGACTTTATAGGTATCATTGCTGTGAATTTGTCGAGATTGCAAATGCAATGTGGTTTTTCTACCAGGATGCCATAATATTACATAAATAAAGGATTGTGTTTTATGCCAAAAGTTTCTTTTGGTAGTTCAATAGTAGCCAAATTGCTAACCATGAGTTTCAATGTACAATTGATAAATATATTGGATTTGGGTTTGGCCATGAAATTTGCTCAATTAGTGGCAGCGAGggttagtcttattaataactACACGTGGCTTTTTAACAGAGGATgcacaaaattttcatttgggAAAATATATCCGATATCTCATCACATCCCCATGTGGTTTCGGCTTATTTGGTTTTTAAATCAGGAATTTAAGGCAATTCTGCTACTTTGGTGATGATAATATACTAGTTTACTACGTgatgaaaaattatataaaatttaatacaaatacaaCGTTGATAGagtcaatttttataaaaatataaatcaaaattGGTTTATCCAATCAACTCAGATCACAGTCTTCATAATAATTAACTAACAATTCGTACCAGTTTCATACAAGGGAATGAATAAATTAATCACTCAATGAACCAAACTTAGAACATTTTATACTCGACTAGAGTTTGACACTTTTACAGTCCCAGATTGTACTGTTGTACTGCTTTGATTGGCAAAGGAGATGCATATCTAGCACATCCAAAAAGTGGTAAATTCATCAATAgcatgaagaacaacatcaatTTCATGGTATTTATATAGTAGACAATTACATCAAGTTATATGATGTTACAATTGGCTAAGATTTTTCCGGCTAAACATTTCCTCATCTTGAAAAATAACTATAAACTTTTAATCTTCTCAGGAGCAGCAAGACAGAATAATACTATCATAATTATTGTGGATCTACAAAATTGAATAGTTATAGTCTCTCATCGTATAACTTTGAGATGGGGCACTTTGGACACTCGAGTATTGTTATTATCCTGATTGAAAATGGTTCTTATAATGCATTTGGTTGCCTGATTAACCGCTATTAATGGACATAATGTCCTCCTTTGATATATGCATCTGCCCCCTATCTCTTCTGCTGTTTGCTTGTGTCCGGTCCGGTTGGCCTCGCTGAAAAGAATACCAAATAAGTTATAACATAATATCAgcatgattgttcacacacacactttcttttttatttccctCTCCCTGCATGTGATACTCACCTTCCTCAAGACAAATGCCAAATATAAATGAGCTACTTCCCATTCATCTTCTGAAAGTGTACCTGCATATCACAAATATAAATAAGCTACTTCACTACTATTAGGGCAGGTCTATAGAACTGCGATTGCAGAAATATGGTAACAGAATGActggaaatgaaaaatatttagcaAATAAgaagggggaggaggagggTGGAAATTAAGTTAAACATAAGCATGAACCAAATCACAAAATGCAAGGTCAAACAATGCTCAACTAAAATAAGAGTTGGTCTCTCAAATTAAAAGCAACAGAAACTTACTCTGATCTTGGTTACCATCACCCAAGGCACCAAGCCTCCGCATGAGGTCTATGTATTCtggttttttcaaataatcgtGTACAAATTCATGGGAGTTCTTCGCAAAAACTAGCTCCAAATCATACTGAGAAAGATGAAAACAAATTAAGTTGTATGGGCAGAAATAAGTTTAGAACCCAGTGCAAAATGTCAACTACATATTTAACTGCAAGAaagttgtaaaagaag
This genomic interval from Corylus avellana chromosome ca3, CavTom2PMs-1.0 contains the following:
- the LOC132176215 gene encoding uncharacterized protein LOC132176215, encoding MGGGAAVRAATKVAGIGVVNGGIRGVTAMPPAEQSVRNASRPVSAILSASSSEGVKAGSVDASAAHVPAVWDDWDFAEEELVMASEEPKPRIVFGSVPSLQEAKEATTELKDALEKVYLSPPNSTGFDDPFAADHVSGLSNPESCLLFEATPTPVTKSVHQAFKLLSGSPEVQTVVASIASDPKVWDALLENPVLKDFMQSQQRNAAIPEIEEIQEVEQIREIEELSESSQTGKSKNVSMLESIKLRVVEMVSNASNYLQNIFGFSKAEEISSEDNGSTGATTVEKTLGASLMGLAVMVVMVVVLKRI